The Eriocheir sinensis breed Jianghai 21 unplaced genomic scaffold, ASM2467909v1 Scaffold655, whole genome shotgun sequence genome includes the window aaacccgacgagtcatgttgacgcattcgaaggaaagtgtgcccccccccccctgcaccctcccaaactattcctagccacaactactcccccttctcgctctcgttatccctcctcttctccccctaacttctcgcctccctcatcactcttgtgtccctccctatttctcccatcactgtattagaatgttatgtacgtgtatatgtatagatagtatgattattaactaaggcatggtacagttccatggaggcaagacgtatttcacgttgataaaggtccatgtttgcagtcctATGGTCAAGCAAACAattacatatgttagatgactgtctctttttagtgattctgaaagtccttttaagcgaaaataatcacttggattatagtgtctttcctgcaatatttgcctgtgcaatggaataagtattatttcatctatcactgaaatagctggatgttaatacaaaatattgccatactcaactcctaatacctccccaattgttttttttttttttttttaatgcaagaccataggtaatagtagctgtatctacaaaacgattggtaataggattatctgttactcaagcaaatggtacaaataaatcattCTACTTTAACAATTTTGTTTTACATcctgcatatgggaggaaaaatgaaatctaatagcgcttttatcaactctttcatagttactgaaatattctaatacctacaaccagaacagatatattttcattattgtatgtgagaggtatagaggaagtaattgcttgttaaggcttttattctaagaatctacctcaaaagtctaaaagttcagagttaaaaagtgtaatgattaccgaagtagaaaatcacataagatctctattcataacacCCAAaacacctactatacatttcaacggcagacaaacgctgtttttcaaATATCtctaaacgaatctttggatcagtatgatatttcagcacactacctataatacccggacctaatttatggctaacctaacacattactatatgtcttatgtgacgagtttacttgtgaaaaataacacaaacccgacgagtcatgttgacgcattcgaaggaaagtgtgccccctgcaccctcccaaactattcctagccctactcccccttctcgctctcgttatccctcctcttctccccctaacttctcgcctccctcatcactcttgtgtccctccctatttctcccatcactgtattatatattagaatgttatgtacgtgtacatgtatagatagtatgattattaactaagagcatggtacagttccatggaggcaagacgtatttcacgttgataattactgtacaacagcatgtttacatacatatagtatgtagaaggtccatgtttgcagtccttatggtcacccaagtgaacacgatgtactggcattacctgtggtctggaccttctaggaaaagttattactgttattgcatactgtgtagtacatattcatcataaaatgtcaacttggtccagctaatataatgttattttgtcgccttgtctctttcatatttctattttgccaaaattataaaccgcatatatttttctccatctatacatatggttatcatgcgtaatacgtagtcattactatatatatatgtacatcgtgtattattgtaaatacgattacatacattccactacttattaagtggaagcaatatgaaaaaagtatgaCAGTGTTCCTCTGCTTGCTAATAGCACAGGTAGTTTGACGCTATTTATAAGAGCACTGATGATGATCATAGTGCTACTAGATGATGTTCAGCACCAGACTTGAGTTAGAAACAGATTCCAAAGAGCAactcgtggggttccccgtccgctaggggaacctacggcggagctatgtgcgtggttctccttaaactctttttttttttttttttttttttttttgtgtgtgtgtgtgtgtgtgtgtgtgtgtgtgtgtgtgtgttcttctaattctaattctaattctaattcttattcttattcttactagCTAGCGTaatgtatcgcagtgtctgtgctggctggctggctggccctggtggttttgcacttagtttagcttaccctcccaaacgttttcttcttctcctcagggtctacctcgccacctagcacctgtgtgtgaggccggatgtttaggttgggttaaactataccgtgtgaaggtgaaggtgaaggtacaaaccgatgcatgctttctcgggtgaggcaggggatcatacatgacgtcagtgagtgagtgactgactgactgattcattttactcattccggacctactccacaggccacagcgggtcggagcccacccagctactacctacctacctacctacctacctacttcatctcggcgggggcagcgccgcatccgatctgcacgacggccatcatcgtctcaacgacctacctcccggctctgttttgcgtttttttttttatttgttatgttatgtcttgtgggttaattgttgttatcgtcgttgtcagcagaggagtcccttacctgccgtgaagaaaacaaacaaacaaacaaactaagtgtgggaagcctgccggacgtgggggttgttaattgttgtcatgactgagggtcttcttcctagtaatatcagcaggaattgacctaggaatgtcactatgtagttgagggtgtgtgtccagaagtctctttttggaaaagggtgtggctcccaaggggagccggattaaacggtactgaattgtcgtccctgaaaggccgagggcgattacttcttctcggtcttcttgggcaggagcaccgcctggatgttaggcagcacacctccctgggcaatggtgacgccggagaggagcttgttcagctcctcgtcgttgcggatggccagctgcaggtggcgggggatgatgcgggtcttcttgttgtcgcgggccgcgttgccggccagctcgagcacctcggcggccaggtactccatgacggccgccaggtacacgggggcgccggcgcccacgcgctcggcgtagttgcccttcctcaggagacggtggatcctgcccacggggaactgcaggccggcacggctggagcgggactttgacttccccttcacctttcctcccttgccgcgtccagacatgtcgacagtgagtggtgggggcgtggacttgcgcttctgctgtgggctcggagagcgaatacctgccgctcgcggctttttcgccctatatagtgcagcgcaggatcggagggcggggacggccgggcgagcctgccaatgggagcgcgtgccgccacgcgtccccgcgatcccgagggagcggcgccgccataaagggggaatccggggGCGGCCCGGCGTGCACCCTCCACCTCGCGCCAGCCTCCATCACACTGCTGCTCCTGCCTTGTACACTCCGTGTACGTGTACGTGTACACACGCACTGCCTGTGCTCTACCTGTTTTGGTATTAAGACCAGTGCTACAGCTGCCAATTAGAGACCCCCACTCTTTTCCGACGCCGAACCCTGAAGGAGTGCCAGCGTAGGGCACGTCCACGAAGGGGGCCCTCAGAGGGCTGGTTATAGGAAATTGTGGGGTGGCCGTAAGGGACTCTGATAGGTGACAAAGACCCGTAAGGGGCAACGACGGGCCCAGTCTGAAGACTATTTAGCCACCCGTTCGTTGTAGGTCACTGGCATCcagccctcacccctcacccttagCTAGCTGTGTTCCCGTTGGGGGCGGTCTTGTTTTTAGGGTCCTTAGGTTTTCTGCTTGTGTTTCTTCGTCATGGGAAAGCAGAAAAACCGGCGTAAGCACGCCCCCCCGCCTGCTGGTACTGTTGCTAcccgctcctctccctcccctccgcccgCTCGTGGCGGTGTTTCccgttcccgctctcctccctctcctccgcccgctcgCGGTGCGGCCTCCCGTTCCcgttctcctacctctcctccgcccgctcgCGGTGCTGCTTCCCGCCCCCTCTCTCCTACCGCTTCTCAGCACTCCTCTGCTGTCTCTGACTCTGACCCCGGCCCCGCTGTTCCTACCCCTGCTGCCTCTGAGTCTGTCCTCGGCGCCGGCCCTCTCCTCGCTGACTCTGACTCCTGCCCTGGCAGCCCCGCTGACTCTGACTCTCGCCCTGACGGCCCCCCTGACTCTGCCTCCGACTCTCCCGGCCCTCCCCCTGCTGACTCTGACTCTAGCCCCGGCTGCTCCGCTGCTCCTCACTCTGCCTCCGGCCGTGACGTCCAGCATAAGCGTgcccgctgctcctcctcttcgtccgctGCCTCCTCGACTGAGGGCTTGCCTCCTGATGAGCCCGCTGACCCCTCTGCTTCTCGGGCGTGTAAGTCGCGGAGAGTTCATGACCGAATGGAGGACTCTGAGTCAGGGTCGAGCTTGACGTCTGAGTCAGAGATTTTCGTCGATGTCATCGACGGGGAGACTGCTCCTTCACCCACCGCGCCCCCCATCAACAACCCTGCGGGTGATGACGGTTGGCAAACGGTGGGCCCCAAGCGACAGCATCGCTCCTCACCGGCTGATTCTGCCTTGTCCGCCGGCGCTTCTACCTCGCTGCCCCCTCGGCACCCCTCTCGCCCCCAGTCACCTCTGCCCCCGCCACCTCGGCCTATGAACGCCCCTGCTGCTGCTCAACCCGCTTCGCTGCCGAAGCTGCTCATTCCGGCGACTGTCGGGTTCGAATCAACCCTCGACCTCGCCGAGGCCCTGGAGCAGCAGCTGGGCGAACGCCTCTCGCTCAAGTTCCTGGAGTCGGGGTGTGTGTTAATCACACCTGCAGACAGTGCCCAGCACGACACCCTGCTCGAGGTGAGGGAGGTATCCGGCGTACCTGTGCAGCTGAGGGTGGCGCCCGGGGCGAACACCAAGGGCGTGCTGCTGGCATACCCTGTTGCCATGCCCCTCAAGCCACTGTTGCGCCATCCACGCGTGTTGGAGGCAGTGCGCTGCACTACCCGGGACGGCCCGACGCGCCAGGTATTTGTCACGGTCGCGGGGCCGCTGCCGGGCTCGTTGGACCTGGGGAGCTGGGGGACCTTCTACACGCGCCCCTACAGCAAGGAACCCCTCCGGTGCTACAATTGCCAGCAGTTCGGCCACCACCGGGCCAGGTGCAGCCGTCCCCCGGTCTGCGGCATATGCTCTGCCAGTCACGACACGGAGCGGTGCCTGTCAAAGTACAAGACTGGCCAGACCATCACCAGCAGATGCCCGAATTGCCAGGGCGAACACCATGCCTGGAATCGGGCCTGCGCCAACAGGCGAGAGCTGGTCGAGAAACAGCGCACTGTCCAACAGCGCTGGGTCACCACTCATCGCCCTGCTCCTCTCGGCACCTTCCGCTGGGGAACCCAGCAGCCCCCCGCGTCCACAGCTGCTCCAACGCCCCGCCTCCCCCAGGCTGCCCACCAGCCATCTCTTCCACCCCCTTCACCAGCTCCGTACGAGGAgagcttccctccccttaccccacgccatctgccaccgcctccaccggCCCAGCTCCCCTCTCCCCAAGCGCCCAAGGCCAGCCGCCAGCCACGCCCACTCACTACAGCAGCTCCCACTGCCGCCCCTCCCGGCTGTCTCCTCATCACAAGGGAGATGATGGTGGGACTCTTGGAAGGCTTCGGGCGGATTATCGCAACGGCACTCAAGTCGGACGTCGAGCCGAGAGTGTTTTCGGACGCGGCGCAGCAGGTGGTGGGAAATCTCTTCCCGGAAACGCCGGCCCAGCAAGCTGCCGTCCCTCCTGTGCAGGCTCCTTCCCCCGGCGGGCCATCATCAACCCCACCTACACCGACCCCTCGTGCTCTGAagactccccttccacctcctcctgcccccgtGCATGCGAGCAGCTCCGCACTCCTCCCAACCCCTCCGGCCGTTGCACCCAGCCAGCACCATCCGTTGGTAGCACCGCCCCCTGCTCCCACCTCCCTGAACGAGGGCGGGCTACCGACCCGGCCGGGGATGGCCCGGTACAGGCACTCCAGGAAGCTGTCCGTATAAATGCACACCGCCTCACGGTTCTCCAATGGAACATCTGTGGCATCCGCGGTAGGTCCAACCTCCTGCGTGCTGCGATGGCGAGCGATTCTGTGGATGTGGTTCTCCTGCAGGAGACGCTTCTTCCAGAACAACGCGTGCCCTTCTTCCGGGGTTACCAGtctttttacctccctgccgTGGCCGGTCAGACACGCGGGTGTGGTATCTTGGTCAAGGATTCAATTCCTTGTTCTCGAGTGCGTCACCCCGTGGCTTGCGGCGACGGCGTGGAGGTATTGGCTGTCACCATCGCGCTTGCCCGGTTGCGCCTGCATTTCTATTGCATCTACTGTGGGCCGGCGGTGGAGGAGCCTGACTTCGGTGAGCTATTCACGCTTGCCAGCGatgagcccaccttcatcgggggAGACTTTAATGCTCACCACGACCGCTGGGGTGATGCCAGGCGCAACCGGGCGGGGCGTCTCCTATCTGCCACCCTCGACGAGACCCCTCGGGTGTCTCTCCTTAACACTGGTGAGCCGACACACCTAGCGGGGGGGGTTTTAGACCTCTCCTTTGTGTCGAGGCCCTTAGGTGTCGACGCAACATGgtcgctccaccaccacctcgtgaGCGACCACATTGCCTCCGTCGTCACTCTCCCGGTCCTGCCGCCTGttctccctccccgccctcctgGCTGGAACTTCCGCAGGGCTGACTGGGATAAATTCCGCCACTGTATCTCCACCCACCTGGCTGAAACTCCCCGCCCTGCCGAGGTTGACGCTGCCGAGGCCCGCCTTGTCGCCGCCTTCCACTCCGCGGCAGACTCTGCCATACCCGTCTCCCGGCGCCCCACTTTCCACCACAGGGACAGGTGGTACTATGACGAGGAGATCCGGGAGGTAAACCACCGCGTCAACATGGCGAGAAGACTCAACCGCCGCCATAACACCGAGGAGACTCGACGCCTCCTGCGGGCCGCGGTCCGTATAGCCAGAACAACGACCGACCGGGTGAAGGAGGAGCG containing:
- the LOC126993694 gene encoding histone H2A-like; this translates as MSGRGKGGKVKGKSKSRSSRAGLQFPVGRIHRLLRKGNYAERVGAGAPVYLAAVMEYLAAEVLELAGNAARDNKKTRIIPRHLQLAIRNDEELNKLLSGVTIAQGGVLPNIQAVLLPKKTEKK
- the LOC126993683 gene encoding proline-rich protein 36-like encodes the protein MGKQKNRRKHAPPPAGTVATRSSPSPPPARGGVSRSRSPPSPPPARGAASRSRSPTSPPPARGAASRPLSPTASQHSSAVSDSDPGPAVPTPAASESVLGAGPLLADSDSCPGSPADSDSRPDGPPDSASDSPGPPPADSDSSPGCSAAPHSASGRDVQHKRARCSSSSSAASSTEGLPPDEPADPSASRACKSRRVHDRMEDSESGSSLTSESEIFVDVIDGETAPSPTAPPINNPAGDDGWQTVGPKRQHRSSPADSALSAGASTSLPPRHPSRPQSPLPPPPRPMNAPAAAQPASLPKLLIPATVGFESTLDLAEALEQQLGERLSLKFLESGCVLITPADSAQHDTLLEVREVSGVPVQLRVAPGANTKGVLLAYPVAMPLKPLLRHPRVLEAVRCTTRDGPTRQVFVTVAGPLPGSLDLGSWGTFYTRPYSKEPLRCYNCQQFGHHRARCSRPPVCGICSASHDTERCLSKYKTGQTITSRCPNCQGEHHAWNRACANRRELVEKQRTVQQRWVTTHRPAPLGTFRWGTQQPPASTAAPTPRLPQAAHQPSLPPPSPAPYEESFPPLTPRHLPPPPPAQLPSPQAPKASRQPRPLTTAAPTAAPPGCLLITREMMVGLLEGFGRIIATALKSDVEPRVFSDAAQQVVGNLFPETPAQQAAVPPVQAPSPGGPSSTPPTPTPRALKTPLPPPPAPVHASSSALLPTPPAVAPSQHHPLVAPPPAPTSLNEGGLPTRPGMARYRHSRKLSV